A genomic window from Haladaptatus caseinilyticus includes:
- a CDS encoding nucleoside phosphorylase — MFPNLREKYGAEPVITPKAHSEYRQSKTEGDAVEPPQAVIFCYSNALMRYFTDIYEGREVSHYYGDLFLFADTGHSVGVMGNFGIGAPTTAMLMDELIADGVEAFLSVGIAGSLDDSIEMGDFILCDKAIRDEGTSHHYVESEKFAHASESFTAKLKELLKNRDETFHVGPSWTTDAIYRETKAEIERYADEGVLTVDMEASAVFAVATHRGVDAGSIFVISDYLGLSEWEPKFHMTKEDLHHLGDTAKEMLTAYSNRRSI; from the coding sequence ATGTTTCCGAACCTCCGAGAAAAGTACGGAGCAGAACCGGTTATCACGCCGAAAGCGCACTCCGAGTACAGACAATCGAAAACCGAAGGCGACGCTGTGGAACCTCCGCAGGCAGTGATCTTCTGCTACAGTAACGCGTTGATGCGCTATTTCACGGACATCTACGAAGGGCGGGAAGTGAGCCACTACTACGGCGACCTGTTCCTCTTTGCCGATACGGGTCACTCCGTGGGCGTCATGGGGAACTTCGGTATCGGCGCGCCAACGACCGCGATGCTGATGGACGAACTCATCGCGGACGGCGTCGAGGCGTTTCTCTCGGTCGGAATCGCGGGCAGTCTGGACGACTCCATCGAGATGGGCGACTTCATACTCTGTGACAAAGCGATCCGCGATGAAGGAACGTCGCATCACTACGTCGAATCCGAAAAGTTCGCACACGCAAGCGAATCATTCACGGCGAAATTGAAGGAACTGCTCAAAAATCGGGACGAAACGTTTCACGTCGGCCCGTCGTGGACGACCGATGCCATCTATCGGGAGACGAAAGCCGAAATCGAACGATACGCCGACGAGGGCGTTCTCACGGTGGACATGGAAGCGTCCGCGGTGTTCGCCGTTGCGACGCATCGTGGCGTGGACGCGGGATCTATTTTCGTGATCAGCGACTATCTCGGTCTCTCGGAGTGGGAACCGAAGTTCCACATGACGAAAGAGGATCTGCACCACCTCGGCGATACCGCAAAGGAGATGCTGACAGCGTATTCGAACCGGCGGTCGATCTGA
- a CDS encoding dihydrolipoyl dehydrogenase family protein, translated as MTIHVAIIGAYGSAGVAVANGLADEADVQLTLVDDGEPGGGLCILRGCMPSKEVLSASAHKFHARHDPRLSDTPEVDLESVVNSKNEHIYDFAEHRRGAVHDLAERENVTFYHDTARFVDDHTIRIGDQEIEADYVVVATGSVINVPDLPGIDDVDFMTSADVLDTIRFPDSGIVMGFGYVGLELAPYLTEAAEMDITVIEHDPRPLDEADSAFGDELLEIYRDDFGIDILTETDEKRVESTDDGVRLYVEQDGEERAIEADELFLFTGRRPNIERLGLENTDLEPNPGWVMDTMQSRDDPRTFVVGDVNGKEPILHVAKEQGFKAAENVLAHARGNDLEPYENVHHHVIFSATGVYPFARVGLSEDEAESEGRDYVAVSRQASDDGVFKTKQASEGLAKLVVDADDGTVLGYQGLHYHADVMAKTMQVVVEQGMDVRDVPDRAYHPTTPEILDGLFRDASEEIGDN; from the coding sequence ATGACCATTCACGTAGCGATAATCGGCGCGTACGGAAGTGCTGGCGTCGCAGTCGCGAACGGACTCGCCGATGAAGCAGACGTACAGTTGACGCTCGTGGACGACGGCGAACCCGGCGGTGGCCTATGTATCCTTCGCGGCTGTATGCCCTCGAAAGAGGTACTGTCGGCGTCTGCTCACAAGTTCCACGCCCGGCACGACCCGCGACTTTCCGACACGCCGGAGGTAGATTTGGAGTCGGTAGTGAACAGCAAAAACGAGCATATCTACGACTTCGCGGAGCACCGTCGAGGCGCGGTTCACGACCTCGCAGAGCGTGAAAACGTCACGTTCTACCACGATACCGCCCGGTTCGTGGACGATCATACGATTCGAATCGGCGATCAGGAGATCGAAGCGGACTACGTCGTCGTCGCCACCGGCTCGGTGATAAACGTGCCCGACCTCCCCGGCATCGACGATGTGGATTTCATGACCAGCGCGGACGTGCTCGATACGATCCGATTCCCCGACTCGGGTATCGTGATGGGCTTTGGCTACGTCGGCCTCGAACTCGCCCCGTACCTCACCGAGGCGGCGGAAATGGACATCACCGTCATCGAACACGACCCACGACCGTTGGACGAGGCCGACTCGGCGTTCGGCGACGAACTACTCGAGATCTATCGCGACGACTTCGGTATCGACATCCTGACCGAAACCGACGAGAAGCGGGTCGAATCCACGGACGACGGGGTCCGACTTTACGTCGAGCAGGACGGCGAGGAACGCGCCATCGAAGCCGACGAACTGTTCCTGTTCACTGGACGGCGGCCGAATATCGAACGACTCGGATTGGAGAACACGGACCTCGAACCGAATCCGGGGTGGGTTATGGACACCATGCAGTCCCGCGACGACCCCCGAACCTTCGTCGTCGGGGACGTAAACGGTAAAGAGCCGATCCTTCACGTCGCCAAGGAACAGGGGTTCAAGGCCGCCGAAAACGTTCTCGCTCACGCACGTGGGAACGACCTCGAACCGTACGAGAACGTCCACCATCACGTCATCTTCTCGGCCACCGGAGTGTATCCTTTCGCGCGTGTCGGCCTCTCGGAAGATGAAGCCGAGTCAGAAGGCCGGGACTACGTTGCCGTCTCTCGGCAAGCGAGCGATGACGGCGTGTTCAAAACGAAGCAGGCCTCGGAAGGGTTGGCAAAACTCGTCGTGGACGCGGACGACGGCACCGTCCTCGGTTATCAAGGATTACACTACCACGCTGATGTGATGGCGAAGACGATGCAAGTGGTCGTGGAGCAGGGGATGGACGTACGCGACGTTCCGGATCGGGCGTATCATCCGACGACCCCCGAGATTCTGGATGGTCTGTTCCGCGATGCGAGCGAGGAAATCGGCGATAACTAG
- the kdgK1 gene encoding bifunctional 2-dehydro-3-deoxygluconokinase/2-dehydro-3-deoxygalactonokinase, with protein MTDLVTFGETMLRLSPPDRERIESTSTLELRAAGAESNVAIAANRLGAQAMWASKLPDSPLGRRVVAGLRQYGIDTEIAWSDEGRQGTYYLEHGTDPRGTNVIYDRADAAVTTAELRDLPLDSIRDARIFYTSGITPALSPTLESTVSEILEEAQKTGTTTAFDVNYRSKLWSPAEARETLSDLFPAIDLLVTAERDARDVLGRSGSAEDIARGLADEWGFETVVVTRGSEGALARHDGELFEQSAFDTETVDPIGTGDAFVGAFLACRLDGKGVQTALEYGSATAALKRTIPGDVAVVTRPEVERVLDSDGGEISR; from the coding sequence ATGACCGACCTCGTGACGTTTGGCGAGACGATGCTACGCCTTTCACCACCGGACCGTGAGCGAATCGAGAGTACGTCCACCCTCGAACTCCGTGCCGCGGGTGCGGAGAGCAACGTCGCAATCGCTGCTAATCGACTCGGTGCGCAAGCGATGTGGGCGTCGAAACTCCCGGACTCACCGCTCGGCCGACGAGTCGTCGCCGGACTCAGGCAGTACGGTATCGATACCGAAATCGCGTGGAGCGACGAGGGGAGACAGGGAACATATTACCTCGAACACGGGACTGACCCTCGTGGAACGAACGTCATCTATGACCGGGCCGACGCCGCCGTCACGACGGCGGAACTGAGGGACCTCCCGCTCGATTCGATTCGTGACGCGAGGATTTTCTACACGTCAGGTATTACGCCCGCCCTCTCCCCGACGCTCGAATCGACCGTGAGCGAGATACTCGAAGAAGCACAGAAGACCGGGACGACGACCGCGTTCGACGTGAACTATCGCTCGAAGCTCTGGTCCCCTGCCGAGGCCCGCGAGACCCTCTCGGACCTCTTTCCTGCAATCGACCTACTCGTCACGGCCGAGCGTGATGCCCGTGACGTGCTCGGACGGTCGGGCAGTGCCGAGGACATCGCCCGTGGACTCGCCGACGAATGGGGATTCGAAACCGTGGTCGTTACTCGCGGTTCCGAAGGCGCCTTGGCGCGTCACGATGGTGAACTGTTCGAGCAGTCGGCGTTCGACACCGAGACGGTTGACCCGATAGGAACCGGGGACGCATTCGTCGGCGCGTTTCTCGCTTGCCGACTCGACGGCAAAGGGGTCCAGACCGCGCTCGAATACGGTTCCGCGACCGCCGCACTCAAGCGAACGATTCCCGGCGACGTGGCCGTCGTGACGCGACCAGAAGTCGAACGAGTGCTCGATTCGGATGGAGGCGAAATTTCCAGATAG
- a CDS encoding PAS domain S-box protein, whose product MDESEHGRGSESEATLFDSNLYDALPDLFYAIDCDWQLRRWNERVPERTGYTADELGGMDPLEFVPEDEREVIAATTRAVLEGGETQTVESYLRTKDGERIPHEFNGSPITDEGGTVIGLAGTARDISERKRRENELEKYETLLETIDDGVYALDDEFRFTAVNNAFESLAGYDREQLLGMDASVLSTEEGFERGTQLAQAIRNGERDLASLESELIRRDGSLLPVETRFTYFPEDGATTVVGVTRDVTERQQRESEIRRQRDQLETLNHINVVIRELVWALVSAASRKEVERTVCHHLGDSDLYQFAWIGERDRETGGVSVKVEAGTDDGARELFKTHDMESEWERPASAVLRTGTTTVINDIGSDDRIPESVRRQVTDNAIRSGVAVPLSHGQTTYGVLVVYATRTDAFGRREAVEFEALGELIGFVINAVESKRLLFADRVIELVFRTTDEASFFVSLSREAGATCVLEEVIPGEGGTLLEYVRVEGIPAEDVLERAENADAIRRIRNIDGTLFELVIMNASPVLTLAELGASVTEAAAENGTARIVAELPADADVRNAVETFETSFPASELVGKRECDRSPKTVDELRAEVENELTDRQFTILRATYTAGYFDWPRASTAEDVADALGISSPTLHQHLRKAEEKLFTAFLRG is encoded by the coding sequence ATGGACGAATCTGAGCACGGAAGAGGGTCGGAATCGGAAGCGACGCTATTCGACAGTAACCTCTACGATGCACTTCCCGACCTGTTTTATGCTATCGACTGCGACTGGCAACTCCGTCGGTGGAACGAGCGGGTACCGGAACGGACGGGATACACCGCCGACGAACTCGGCGGAATGGATCCACTCGAGTTCGTCCCTGAAGACGAGCGTGAAGTGATCGCGGCGACGACCCGAGCGGTGCTCGAAGGCGGGGAGACACAAACGGTCGAATCGTATCTCCGCACGAAAGACGGGGAGCGGATTCCTCACGAATTCAACGGCTCACCGATTACGGACGAGGGCGGGACCGTCATCGGACTCGCGGGAACGGCACGGGATATCTCCGAACGAAAGCGGCGCGAGAACGAACTCGAAAAGTACGAAACCCTGCTCGAGACCATCGACGATGGTGTGTACGCGTTGGACGACGAATTCAGGTTCACTGCGGTCAACAACGCGTTCGAATCGTTGGCCGGATACGACCGAGAGCAACTGCTTGGAATGGACGCGTCGGTCCTCAGTACCGAGGAAGGTTTCGAACGGGGGACGCAGTTGGCGCAGGCCATACGGAATGGCGAACGGGACCTCGCATCGTTGGAATCCGAACTCATCAGAAGGGATGGGTCCCTGCTGCCGGTCGAAACGCGCTTTACCTACTTCCCGGAGGACGGGGCTACGACGGTGGTCGGTGTGACACGCGATGTAACCGAGCGCCAACAACGCGAATCGGAAATCCGTCGACAACGCGACCAGTTGGAAACCCTCAACCACATCAACGTGGTCATCCGCGAACTCGTGTGGGCGCTCGTTTCGGCGGCGTCGCGCAAGGAAGTAGAACGAACCGTGTGCCACCACCTCGGTGATTCCGACCTCTATCAGTTCGCCTGGATCGGCGAGCGGGACCGAGAGACGGGTGGTGTCAGCGTCAAGGTGGAGGCTGGAACCGACGACGGTGCACGGGAACTGTTCAAAACGCACGACATGGAGAGCGAGTGGGAGCGTCCAGCCAGCGCGGTTCTCCGCACCGGAACGACGACGGTCATCAACGATATCGGCTCCGACGACCGGATTCCGGAGTCGGTTCGACGGCAGGTAACCGACAATGCGATTCGCTCCGGAGTCGCGGTACCGCTTTCCCACGGACAAACGACGTACGGTGTGTTGGTCGTCTATGCGACCCGGACTGACGCGTTTGGCCGGCGTGAAGCCGTCGAATTTGAAGCCCTCGGTGAACTCATCGGATTCGTCATCAACGCGGTCGAGAGCAAACGACTGCTGTTTGCAGACCGCGTTATCGAACTCGTGTTTCGAACGACGGACGAGGCGTCGTTTTTCGTTTCCCTATCACGGGAGGCGGGTGCAACATGCGTCCTCGAAGAGGTAATTCCGGGTGAAGGCGGAACGCTCCTCGAATACGTTCGTGTCGAGGGAATTCCGGCGGAAGACGTTCTCGAACGTGCGGAGAACGCTGATGCGATTCGACGGATTCGGAACATCGACGGAACGCTGTTCGAACTGGTAATCATGAACGCCTCGCCGGTTCTAACACTGGCGGAATTGGGCGCGTCGGTGACCGAAGCGGCTGCCGAGAACGGTACCGCACGAATCGTCGCCGAATTGCCCGCTGACGCGGACGTTCGAAACGCGGTCGAAACCTTCGAAACGTCGTTCCCGGCATCCGAACTGGTCGGGAAACGTGAGTGCGACCGATCTCCAAAAACCGTCGATGAACTCCGTGCGGAGGTCGAAAACGAACTTACTGACCGCCAGTTCACTATTCTTCGAGCGACGTACACGGCGGGATACTTCGATTGGCCACGTGCGAGCACCGCCGAGGATGTCGCCGATGCGCTCGGAATCTCATCCCCGACGCTCCACCAACATCTCCGAAAAGCCGAAGAAAAGTTGTTCACTGCGTTTTTGCGAGGGTAG
- a CDS encoding aldo/keto reductase, producing MTYDASDGIPKLGLGTWQNTDGAQCANSVKYALDLGYEHIDTAQAYDNEEHVGDGIAESSVAREDFFLATKVWIDNLSHDDVLETTEASLEKLGTDYVDLLYVHWPAREYDAEETLSAFDQLYDEGTIEHVGVSNFEPEHLETAQEVLDAPVFANQVEMHPLLPQDELHTYAKENDIQLVAYSPLARGEVFDVPELNEIADKHDASEAQVSLAWLMQRENVATIPKATGEDHIEDNFAALDLELDDEDVAKIDDIDRKEREVDPDFAPW from the coding sequence ATGACGTACGATGCTAGCGATGGGATTCCAAAGCTCGGACTTGGAACGTGGCAGAACACCGATGGAGCGCAGTGTGCAAACAGCGTCAAATACGCCCTCGACCTCGGTTACGAACATATCGATACGGCACAGGCTTACGACAACGAGGAGCACGTCGGCGACGGAATCGCGGAATCGTCCGTCGCTCGCGAGGATTTCTTCCTCGCGACGAAAGTTTGGATCGACAACCTCTCCCACGACGACGTGTTGGAGACGACCGAGGCGAGTCTGGAAAAGCTCGGGACGGACTACGTAGACCTCCTCTACGTCCACTGGCCAGCCCGCGAGTACGACGCCGAGGAAACCCTCTCGGCCTTCGACCAACTGTACGACGAGGGGACGATCGAACACGTCGGCGTGAGCAACTTCGAACCCGAGCATCTGGAGACGGCACAGGAGGTTCTCGACGCCCCCGTCTTCGCCAACCAGGTCGAGATGCATCCCCTGCTTCCACAGGACGAACTCCACACCTACGCCAAGGAGAACGACATCCAACTCGTCGCCTACTCGCCGCTGGCGCGCGGCGAGGTGTTCGATGTTCCCGAACTGAACGAAATCGCCGACAAGCACGACGCCAGCGAAGCGCAGGTCAGCCTCGCATGGTTGATGCAAAGGGAGAACGTCGCCACCATTCCGAAGGCAACCGGCGAAGACCACATCGAGGACAACTTCGCCGCCCTCGACCTCGAACTAGACGACGAGGATGTAGCGAAAATCGACGATATCGACCGAAAGGAACGTGAAGTCGATCCGGATTTCGCGCCGTGGTGA
- the npdG gene encoding NADPH-dependent F420 reductase, with protein MRIALLGGTGDIGQGLALRWAFDTDHEVVIGSRDPEKARTMAEEYETELDSMGVSRSINGFANEMAAERGDVVVLAVPPFHVRDTVESVADRLDDVDVLVTPAVGMDRDKDGFHYKPPKAGSVTELVAESAPDHVSVVGAFHGLSAGRLADLEAELSQDTLLVADDDDAKETVRLLADGIEGLRALDAGGLANSAEVESMTPLLINLAVNNDGLHDVGVTFE; from the coding sequence ATGCGAATCGCACTCTTGGGCGGGACTGGCGACATCGGGCAGGGACTCGCGCTCCGCTGGGCGTTCGACACCGATCACGAGGTCGTTATCGGCTCTCGTGACCCGGAAAAAGCCCGTACGATGGCCGAGGAGTACGAAACCGAACTCGACAGCATGGGCGTTTCACGCTCCATCAACGGGTTCGCCAACGAGATGGCTGCCGAGCGGGGAGACGTGGTCGTCCTCGCCGTGCCGCCGTTCCACGTCCGCGATACGGTCGAATCAGTGGCTGACCGACTGGACGATGTGGACGTACTCGTGACGCCCGCCGTCGGAATGGACCGCGATAAGGACGGCTTTCATTACAAACCACCGAAGGCGGGGAGCGTAACGGAACTCGTGGCCGAGAGTGCCCCCGACCACGTCTCGGTCGTCGGCGCGTTCCACGGCCTCTCGGCGGGGCGACTCGCCGACCTCGAAGCCGAACTCTCGCAGGATACGCTTCTCGTGGCCGACGACGACGATGCAAAGGAGACGGTTCGACTGCTCGCGGACGGTATCGAGGGCCTTCGTGCACTCGACGCTGGTGGTCTCGCCAACAGTGCCGAAGTCGAGAGCATGACGCCGCTGCTCATCAATCTCGCAGTCAATAACGACGGACTCCACGATGTCGGCGTTACGTTCGAGTAG
- the trxA gene encoding thioredoxin, whose amino-acid sequence MDRESMTVKLLDFYADWCGPCKTQDPILDDLQEDWGDDVEFEKVDVDEHQDVANEYQVRSIPTIVIEDDDGVVERFVGVTQRDDLERVLEEAGA is encoded by the coding sequence CTGGACAGAGAAAGTATGACCGTCAAGCTACTCGACTTTTACGCAGATTGGTGTGGCCCGTGTAAGACGCAAGACCCGATCCTCGACGATTTGCAAGAAGACTGGGGAGACGATGTCGAGTTCGAGAAAGTGGATGTGGACGAACATCAGGACGTCGCAAACGAATACCAAGTACGTTCGATTCCGACCATCGTCATCGAGGACGACGACGGTGTCGTCGAACGATTCGTCGGCGTCACCCAACGCGACGACTTAGAACGCGTCCTCGAAGAAGCAGGCGCATAA